One genomic segment of Candidatus Zixiibacteriota bacterium includes these proteins:
- a CDS encoding response regulator, with amino-acid sequence MTNGSKAHVLVVDDDLNLLNLLVDTLQALGYRTTAAHGGVKALELLKEQVFELMVTDIKMPDLDGIQLLKRVRRHYPEMPVLFISGFATPQMIGQASPDGFLAKPFRISHIEALIEATLERKRQPQTRSLRTVLVIERDAEFRTSLIEALSFGHYVPFAAEDGPQALDQLDKGRFDAVIAEFNMPSLDGLELTRRVKEKSPATPVILIGSEQLAVAMAGQSAPFDSYLQKPFNAGAVIELLNHLAPAAGPAKN; translated from the coding sequence ATGACGAACGGTTCCAAAGCCCACGTGCTCGTTGTCGACGACGATCTCAACCTGCTGAATCTGCTGGTCGATACGCTACAGGCGCTGGGGTACAGGACAACAGCGGCGCACGGCGGTGTGAAGGCGCTGGAGTTGCTCAAAGAACAGGTGTTCGAATTGATGGTGACCGATATCAAGATGCCGGACCTTGACGGTATCCAATTACTTAAACGCGTGCGCCGTCACTACCCGGAGATGCCGGTGTTGTTCATCAGCGGTTTTGCTACTCCCCAGATGATCGGGCAGGCATCGCCCGACGGCTTCCTGGCCAAGCCGTTCCGCATTTCACACATTGAGGCGCTTATCGAAGCCACTCTTGAGCGCAAGCGGCAGCCGCAGACTCGTTCCCTGCGAACCGTTCTCGTGATCGAGCGTGATGCCGAGTTCCGAACCAGTCTCATCGAGGCGCTCAGTTTTGGCCATTACGTGCCGTTTGCTGCTGAGGATGGTCCGCAGGCACTCGACCAGTTGGACAAAGGTCGCTTCGATGCGGTCATTGCCGAGTTTAACATGCCGTCGCTCGATGGACTGGAGTTGACGCGCCGAGTGAAGGAAAAGTCCCCCGCCACGCCGGTCATTCTTATCGGCTCCGAACAACTGGCCGTTGCGATGGCCGGTCAGAGTGCGCCGTTCGACAGCTATCTACAGAAGCCATTCAATGCCGGGGCAGTGATCGAACTGCTCAACCACCTCGCGCCGGCTGCCGGTCCCGCCAAGAATTGA
- a CDS encoding phosphomannomutase/phosphoglucomutase — MPVDPSIFKAYDIRGTYPRQLNGQVAYQIGAALAGYLECRTIAVGRDMRLSSDELLEQLIRGINDSGVDVIDLGLISTDALYFAVGKFGYDGGVMITASHNPKEYNGFKICRKNAEPLSGSEGLNQMLQAIQEGTWLREASTKGMVVRRDISEEYARHCLSFIDVTKVKPYSIVIDAGNGMAGATLPPVLKHLPVKVTRLFFELDGSFPNHPASPIELENLRDLQKKIAETKADFGVAFDGDADRMFLVDKDGRQLGGDMVTALVAKSLLSKHPRETILYNLICSRAVPELVTRLGGNAIRTRVGHALIKPLMKKNNAIFGGEHSGHFYFRDNWFADSGLIAFLVCLELISVEGTPLHEMVQVIDPYFRSGEINSRVESIPVKIQQVTESYASGKQDTIDGLTVQFDDWWFNLRPSNTEPLLRLNIEANSRKLLEAKTKELLKIIRS, encoded by the coding sequence ATGCCCGTAGATCCATCTATATTCAAGGCATACGATATTCGCGGAACTTACCCAAGACAGTTGAATGGTCAGGTGGCGTACCAGATTGGCGCCGCGCTGGCCGGCTATCTCGAGTGCAGAACGATTGCGGTTGGGCGGGACATGCGCCTTTCATCCGACGAGCTACTGGAACAACTCATTCGGGGAATCAATGACAGCGGCGTTGACGTTATCGACCTCGGACTTATCTCCACCGATGCGCTCTATTTTGCAGTGGGGAAGTTCGGCTACGACGGCGGTGTCATGATAACGGCGAGTCATAATCCAAAAGAGTACAACGGCTTCAAGATATGCCGCAAGAACGCCGAGCCGCTTTCCGGTTCGGAAGGTCTGAATCAGATGTTACAGGCGATTCAGGAGGGGACTTGGCTTCGCGAAGCATCGACAAAAGGGATGGTGGTTCGCCGGGATATCAGCGAGGAATACGCCAGGCATTGTCTGTCGTTTATCGATGTTACCAAAGTGAAGCCGTATTCTATCGTTATCGATGCCGGTAACGGCATGGCGGGAGCAACACTGCCGCCGGTACTCAAGCATCTGCCGGTCAAAGTTACGCGTCTGTTTTTTGAACTTGACGGGAGTTTCCCGAATCATCCGGCGTCACCCATTGAACTGGAGAATCTGCGGGACCTTCAGAAGAAAATCGCCGAGACAAAGGCTGATTTTGGTGTGGCATTTGATGGCGATGCTGACCGGATGTTCCTTGTAGATAAGGATGGTCGCCAGTTGGGCGGCGATATGGTGACGGCGCTGGTGGCCAAGTCGCTGTTAAGTAAACATCCCCGGGAAACGATCCTCTACAATCTCATCTGCTCGCGGGCGGTACCAGAGTTGGTCACCCGACTGGGGGGCAATGCGATTCGCACGCGGGTCGGTCATGCGCTGATCAAGCCGCTCATGAAAAAGAACAATGCCATCTTTGGCGGCGAGCATTCCGGACACTTCTATTTCCGCGACAACTGGTTCGCCGACTCCGGATTGATCGCGTTCCTCGTCTGTCTTGAGCTCATTTCCGTTGAGGGAACACCTCTGCATGAAATGGTACAGGTGATCGACCCATATTTCCGCTCCGGCGAGATCAACAGCCGGGTGGAATCAATTCCCGTTAAGATACAACAGGTGACAGAGTCCTATGCGTCGGGTAAACAGGACACCATCGACGGGCTCACGGTCCAGTTCGATGACTGGTGGTTTAACCTGAGACCATCGAACACCGAGCCATTGCTGCGACTTAATATCGAGGCCAACAGCCGGAAGTTGCTGGAGGCGAAAACAAAGGAACTCCTAAAGATCATTCGGTCGTGA
- a CDS encoding FlgD immunoglobulin-like domain containing protein, producing the protein MTYNYPTNRSVRIEYSLPKTSSVDISVFNVMGQWVADLSRGEQPAGHHTVLWNGADSFGRPVPRGTYIFRMRANGYEQINTIAMK; encoded by the coding sequence TTGACCTACAACTACCCGACCAACCGATCGGTTCGAATCGAGTACAGTCTCCCGAAGACATCCAGTGTCGATATTTCGGTATTCAACGTGATGGGCCAATGGGTCGCCGACTTGTCGCGCGGCGAGCAGCCGGCCGGACATCACACCGTACTTTGGAACGGTGCCGACTCTTTCGGCCGCCCGGTCCCTCGTGGCACCTACATCTTCCGGATGCGGGCGAATGGATACGAGCAGATAAATACAATCGCCATGAAGTAA
- a CDS encoding T9SS type A sorting domain-containing protein, with amino-acid sequence MAHGYVMLRKGLMALLFILLACFGGSVSGQVSYGTPAKLAGANDPTAFETESRWTPDGQYLLFSSNLYGNFDIFRVPAEGGTPERLTDAPAHESEPVLSSDNWLYYTVRAEPRIYRKRIGSATSEFVVTGSDPQLSPDGTFLIYYLGDYLYRFNLLTRTNAPLNIRGAHPRLSKDGLLVAYESYSNYGVWVASAVDGSGKRQVSTRINNSNDGGGGLDWSPNQCQKLVFFGAPSFAPPCGQGDLWTINLDRSSPQQITFGKGATWPSWSEDGTKIAFSSCSDGDIYLMDVSGCGGVAYSKLSLVGNSELPTGATCGVPQDLSFVVRNIGDAWSSPVDVVCSLFVLDRCDQGVVNSFWCKIWGLGESIVRETHTSTLRIPAIGPSGREGRVSWSSPITFVSPHYTDQIYLKLSSTDGTTPIDGSDQISIDNYFTNFTVATNPDALSNCAFELISIVATGLDEAKGAMAMLGMTADALSRFDECILTLQSEGACALDQSLSAEERGNCVFRALTSAMGCVNDNVGDYINQHNWRWDRSLQALGVVLGVISSVQTEFLENAGCASVFVDGCVALRQYSMLPLRQYIPGGGIGLLLCSPMDLQAVDDRGNSNIVYLDGSVVTQTPYASGTMLDHSKALVLPPSSAYQISLLGRESGMFSFSMFLPMHDAQTVEVRYENIECTPTTTATLNDIAAGSQNFVMEIDRDGDSHIDTRLLPTSTSDSAHIQISVTIEADFSATGVAVDVYDARDSLVVQLFTDADRLDQTGKLMAGEYHVAVIPPLGFTCDTSIKTVVVDGSSDVVDVNFTLVPAQITSVPRSRGFWGMQLQKALWNKPEQYTRADFSRFASLIGQHFNDNRLNSVEIYTVPQPATQNDSLLALKDLLPLWPVVTEEPFVKRLAKAELVALMLNVAACKISQTQAITKDSMTVSQAITYCDMLINEPGTEVLWLPDSWMPEYDHYGPLRSYIGANLIGGFINYGKMLPAGSIPSDIENIAYKHESEEKLPGLFTLFQNYPNPFNPSTDISFDLPVAAEVRLELFNVLGQRVAALLDQTLEAGHHAIRWDGAEAASGVYLYRLQAGEFVETRKMLLLK; translated from the coding sequence ATGGCACACGGGTATGTAATGCTGCGCAAAGGGCTTATGGCCCTCTTGTTCATACTCCTTGCCTGTTTCGGCGGGAGTGTGAGCGGTCAGGTTTCTTACGGAACTCCCGCCAAGCTTGCGGGTGCAAATGATCCGACTGCATTTGAGACGGAGTCGAGATGGACACCGGACGGACAGTATCTGCTCTTCTCTTCCAACCTGTATGGGAACTTCGACATTTTTCGGGTTCCTGCAGAAGGGGGGACACCAGAACGACTCACGGATGCTCCTGCCCATGAATCCGAGCCTGTTCTCAGTTCGGATAACTGGCTGTATTACACGGTAAGAGCGGAGCCGAGAATCTACCGCAAACGAATTGGCTCCGCAACGAGTGAGTTTGTTGTCACTGGTTCCGATCCGCAGCTATCACCTGATGGAACCTTTCTCATCTATTACCTCGGCGACTACTTGTACCGTTTCAACCTGTTGACTAGAACGAATGCTCCACTGAACATCAGAGGCGCACACCCACGGCTTTCAAAAGATGGTCTGTTAGTTGCGTACGAGAGCTACAGCAATTACGGCGTGTGGGTGGCGAGCGCAGTTGATGGTTCAGGAAAGCGCCAAGTATCAACTCGGATCAACAATTCAAATGATGGCGGTGGCGGTCTGGACTGGTCTCCAAACCAGTGCCAGAAGCTGGTCTTCTTTGGTGCGCCAAGTTTTGCCCCGCCGTGTGGACAAGGTGATCTATGGACCATAAATCTCGATCGCAGCTCTCCGCAGCAAATCACTTTTGGCAAGGGGGCTACGTGGCCCTCATGGTCAGAGGATGGCACGAAGATCGCTTTCAGTTCTTGTTCGGACGGGGATATCTACTTGATGGACGTGAGCGGGTGCGGGGGGGTGGCTTACTCCAAACTATCCCTGGTTGGAAACAGCGAACTACCGACCGGTGCTACCTGCGGTGTTCCGCAAGACCTCTCGTTTGTGGTCAGAAACATTGGCGATGCGTGGTCATCCCCAGTTGACGTCGTGTGTTCGTTGTTTGTATTGGACAGATGTGATCAGGGGGTCGTAAACTCATTCTGGTGCAAGATATGGGGGCTAGGCGAATCGATTGTCAGAGAAACACACACGTCGACACTGCGCATCCCCGCTATTGGCCCCAGCGGTCGAGAAGGTCGAGTAAGTTGGTCGAGCCCAATTACCTTCGTATCGCCGCATTACACTGACCAAATATATTTGAAACTTTCTTCAACTGACGGAACCACACCGATTGACGGAAGCGATCAGATTTCTATAGACAACTACTTCACAAACTTCACCGTTGCCACGAACCCAGATGCTCTCTCAAACTGTGCCTTCGAACTTATCAGTATAGTAGCCACGGGGTTGGACGAGGCAAAGGGGGCGATGGCTATGCTTGGAATGACAGCAGATGCACTGTCTCGATTTGACGAATGTATATTAACACTGCAGTCAGAAGGGGCCTGTGCCCTTGACCAGAGCCTGAGTGCGGAAGAAAGGGGCAACTGTGTATTCAGAGCACTCACTTCGGCGATGGGTTGCGTAAATGACAATGTCGGCGACTATATCAATCAACACAATTGGCGATGGGATAGATCACTGCAGGCTCTGGGCGTGGTCTTGGGTGTGATTAGTTCAGTGCAAACGGAATTCCTTGAGAATGCTGGATGTGCCTCTGTCTTTGTAGATGGATGTGTTGCTCTGCGTCAGTATTCCATGTTGCCATTACGTCAGTATATTCCTGGTGGTGGGATAGGGCTTCTCTTGTGCTCCCCAATGGACTTGCAGGCGGTAGACGATAGAGGCAACTCCAATATCGTTTACCTCGATGGGAGTGTCGTTACTCAAACGCCATATGCATCGGGCACCATGCTCGATCACTCCAAAGCCTTGGTACTACCTCCCAGTTCCGCTTATCAAATAAGCTTACTCGGTCGCGAGAGTGGGATGTTTTCGTTTTCAATGTTCCTACCTATGCACGACGCCCAAACGGTAGAAGTCCGATATGAAAACATAGAGTGCACTCCTACTACCACCGCGACACTTAACGACATAGCGGCCGGATCGCAGAATTTTGTAATGGAGATTGACCGTGATGGAGATAGTCACATAGATACGCGGCTTCTTCCCACGTCGACCAGTGACAGTGCACACATTCAGATTTCGGTAACTATTGAAGCTGACTTCTCAGCAACGGGGGTCGCAGTGGATGTTTACGACGCTCGAGATTCACTTGTTGTACAACTCTTCACAGATGCCGACAGGCTCGACCAGACCGGCAAGCTGATGGCCGGCGAGTATCATGTCGCCGTAATTCCACCTCTCGGATTCACCTGTGACACTTCGATCAAGACCGTCGTTGTCGACGGAAGTAGTGACGTGGTCGATGTGAACTTCACGCTAGTTCCTGCGCAAATCACATCTGTGCCCCGGTCGCGTGGCTTTTGGGGGATGCAGTTGCAGAAGGCGCTCTGGAATAAGCCGGAGCAGTACACCCGCGCTGACTTCTCGCGCTTCGCGAGTTTGATTGGCCAGCATTTCAATGACAATAGATTGAATTCTGTTGAAATCTACACCGTGCCGCAACCGGCAACGCAAAACGATAGTTTGCTTGCGCTCAAGGATTTGCTGCCGCTCTGGCCGGTCGTCACCGAGGAACCGTTTGTCAAGCGTTTGGCTAAAGCCGAACTTGTGGCGTTGATGCTGAATGTTGCAGCGTGTAAGATCAGCCAAACACAGGCGATCACTAAAGACAGCATGACTGTCAGTCAGGCCATCACCTATTGCGACATGTTGATTAACGAGCCTGGAACGGAAGTGCTGTGGCTGCCGGATAGCTGGATGCCCGAGTATGATCACTACGGTCCCCTGCGCTCGTACATCGGGGCCAACCTGATTGGAGGCTTTATCAACTACGGTAAAATGTTGCCCGCAGGCAGCATTCCTTCGGATATAGAGAACATTGCCTATAAGCACGAGAGCGAAGAGAAACTCCCAGGCTTGTTCACCCTCTTCCAGAACTACCCCAACCCGTTCAATCCGAGTACCGACATATCGTTTGATCTGCCGGTGGCGGCGGAGGTGCGGCTGGAGTTGTTCAACGTGCTTGGGCAGAGAGTGGCGGCGCTGCTCGATCAGACGTTGGAGGCGGGGCACCATGCCATTCGGTGGGATGGCGCAGAGGCAGCCAGTGGCGTGTACCTGTATCGTCTGCAAGCGGGGGAGTTTGTGGAGACGAGGAAGATGTTGTTGTTGAAGTAG
- a CDS encoding aminotransferase class I/II-fold pyridoxal phosphate-dependent enzyme, producing the protein MPLKRFVKNLTSEIEMLQAGGVAKGEELIVVEVIPPTGDKGARFKLHGFGDQEFIRMNSNSYLGMSLREKVIRAEETAAHKYGVGPGAVRFISGTYDVHVELEQRLAAFHGREACMLTSSAYSSVLGVITSLTTSETIIISDELNHNCIINGMRMARPKDKKVYKHLNMYDLEEGIKESIGRCDNLLIITDGVFSMRGVLAPLDQICALTDKYNHEFPRDIVLMVDDSHGVGALGKNGRGTEELMNAKGVDILVATLGKALGVNGGYVVSSKEIIRYLREKCSLYIYTNPITPPEAAAALASLEILQSDEGHKLLAHLHAMTERFEKGMIALGYETLASPHPVTPLLVRDTERTTRLVKFLRDHGVLATGLNYPVVPRGEQLIRFQINADHTAHDIDYVLNVLKQFAQAV; encoded by the coding sequence ATGCCGCTGAAACGATTTGTCAAAAATCTCACATCTGAGATCGAGATGCTCCAGGCAGGCGGAGTCGCCAAGGGGGAAGAGCTGATCGTCGTCGAAGTGATTCCACCAACGGGAGACAAAGGGGCACGGTTCAAACTTCACGGTTTTGGCGACCAGGAGTTTATCCGCATGAACTCCAACTCGTATCTCGGCATGTCGCTCCGTGAAAAAGTCATTCGGGCCGAAGAGACCGCCGCGCACAAATATGGTGTCGGGCCCGGCGCGGTACGGTTTATCAGTGGCACATACGACGTGCATGTCGAACTGGAACAACGGCTCGCTGCGTTTCATGGCCGTGAGGCGTGCATGCTCACGAGTTCGGCGTACTCCTCTGTGCTCGGTGTCATCACCAGTCTGACAACATCGGAGACAATCATCATTTCAGATGAGCTCAATCATAACTGCATTATCAACGGCATGCGGATGGCGCGTCCGAAAGACAAGAAGGTGTACAAGCATCTCAACATGTACGATCTCGAAGAGGGTATCAAAGAATCGATCGGACGCTGTGATAACCTTCTGATTATTACCGACGGCGTGTTCAGCATGCGTGGTGTGCTCGCTCCGCTTGACCAGATTTGCGCGCTGACAGACAAGTACAATCACGAGTTTCCGCGTGATATTGTCCTTATGGTAGATGACTCACACGGTGTCGGAGCACTCGGCAAGAATGGCCGCGGCACCGAGGAGCTGATGAACGCCAAAGGAGTCGATATCCTTGTTGCCACGCTGGGCAAAGCGCTGGGTGTGAACGGCGGGTATGTGGTGTCGAGCAAGGAGATCATCAGGTATCTTCGCGAGAAGTGCTCGCTGTATATCTACACTAACCCAATCACACCACCAGAAGCGGCCGCGGCGCTGGCATCGCTGGAAATTTTGCAAAGCGATGAGGGGCACAAGCTCCTGGCGCATTTGCATGCCATGACGGAGCGGTTTGAAAAGGGAATGATTGCACTTGGCTATGAAACGCTGGCGAGCCCACACCCGGTGACACCGCTGTTAGTGCGTGATACTGAGCGAACGACCCGACTTGTGAAGTTCCTTCGCGATCATGGCGTGCTTGCGACCGGGCTGAATTATCCGGTAGTGCCACGGGGGGAACAGTTGATTCGATTTCAGATCAATGCCGACCACACGGCGCACGATATCGACTACGTTTTGAACGTGCTGAAGCAGTTCGCGCAGGCGGTTTAG
- a CDS encoding YCF48-related protein: MSPSTRVLTIAASLALIQLGCTSDSDRSITPGGHDYPDAPGWVEQNPSPTAKSLREVYFVSATEGWAVGNFGIILHTTDGGEHWMTQQSTAGDLWGVYFCDARHGWSVGDDGTIVATDDGGVTWRQQQSGTTESLWDVWFVDTLKGVAVGIRNTVLRTIDGGETWQSKDIGLDRNGLRNFLTGLYFLNDSVGWLVGLNGTVGYTTDGGENWSRRDHGSGSFRRVWFVNDTVGYVACQFGWVLKTTNAGLTWSIIYRALPDIDLSDVVFTDESHGWIVGNFGFLASTTDGGQIWQILPTGTDAWLTGLSFPSADTGWIVGDGGQILRSTDAGQTWQRKTRGITGDLYDGDFVNDATGWVVGENGTILHTTDRGWHWQEQASGTANTLYNADFVDDQTGWVVGSGGTILSTTTGGRQWAQQSSGTAAMLLGLRFLDASHGWAAGSSGTLLSTNDGGITWTKHEIGTTNTLWSVEFVSPARGWIAGNRLVLRTDDSGRTWQPDPGVVPEQYDLTVQCVQVRFITDSLGWIAGLPGVTYITRDAGNTWEVSHIPTVANYFNLWCLSDQVVWAVGDKYVGGTPPIMYYSTDRALTWTRIYPQHNNSINGIFFWDQKLGWLFGDHGMILHTTTCGIE; the protein is encoded by the coding sequence ATGTCGCCATCAACACGTGTTCTCACAATCGCTGCTTCTCTGGCACTCATTCAGCTCGGATGTACCAGTGACTCTGACCGAAGCATCACGCCGGGCGGCCATGACTATCCTGATGCGCCCGGCTGGGTGGAACAGAACCCTTCCCCAACCGCCAAATCGCTGCGCGAAGTGTACTTTGTCTCTGCGACCGAAGGCTGGGCGGTCGGCAATTTCGGGATCATTCTGCACACCACTGATGGCGGCGAACACTGGATGACTCAGCAGTCGACCGCTGGTGATCTGTGGGGGGTGTATTTCTGCGATGCCCGCCACGGCTGGTCAGTCGGCGATGACGGCACGATCGTAGCCACCGACGACGGTGGCGTAACCTGGCGGCAGCAACAGAGCGGAACGACCGAAAGCCTCTGGGATGTCTGGTTTGTCGATACCCTGAAGGGAGTGGCGGTAGGCATCCGGAATACTGTCCTTCGCACAATTGACGGCGGAGAGACGTGGCAATCCAAAGACATCGGTCTGGATCGCAACGGCTTGCGCAATTTCCTCACGGGTCTATATTTCCTCAACGACAGTGTCGGCTGGTTGGTCGGGCTGAATGGCACGGTAGGCTATACTACCGATGGGGGCGAGAATTGGTCGCGGCGCGACCACGGCTCCGGCTCATTCCGACGCGTTTGGTTTGTCAACGATACGGTAGGCTATGTGGCCTGCCAGTTTGGCTGGGTTTTGAAAACCACCAACGCCGGCCTTACCTGGTCGATCATCTACCGAGCCCTGCCCGACATCGATCTGTCTGATGTCGTCTTCACCGATGAAAGTCACGGCTGGATAGTCGGCAATTTCGGCTTTCTGGCCAGTACCACGGACGGCGGCCAGATCTGGCAAATACTACCGACCGGCACCGATGCTTGGCTGACCGGTTTGTCATTTCCCTCTGCTGACACAGGCTGGATCGTCGGTGACGGCGGGCAGATACTGCGTAGTACAGATGCTGGCCAGACTTGGCAGAGAAAGACCCGAGGGATAACAGGTGATTTGTACGACGGCGATTTCGTCAATGATGCTACCGGCTGGGTCGTCGGTGAGAATGGTACCATCCTGCATACGACCGATCGGGGTTGGCATTGGCAGGAACAGGCGAGTGGCACGGCCAACACACTGTACAACGCCGATTTCGTGGACGATCAGACTGGCTGGGTGGTTGGTTCGGGCGGGACGATACTGAGCACGACTACCGGCGGCCGACAGTGGGCTCAGCAATCGTCCGGTACTGCCGCCATGCTGCTCGGCTTGCGCTTTCTTGATGCTTCGCACGGCTGGGCAGCCGGCAGCAGTGGTACGCTGCTCAGTACAAACGATGGGGGAATAACCTGGACTAAACACGAAATTGGCACTACCAACACTCTATGGTCAGTAGAATTTGTTTCGCCAGCCCGGGGCTGGATCGCCGGAAATCGGCTGGTTCTTCGGACCGACGACAGCGGCCGTACCTGGCAACCGGATCCGGGAGTCGTGCCGGAGCAGTACGATCTCACGGTGCAATGCGTGCAGGTTCGTTTTATCACTGATTCGCTAGGTTGGATTGCCGGTCTTCCGGGGGTTACCTACATCACGCGAGATGCCGGTAACACATGGGAAGTAAGCCATATTCCTACTGTTGCTAACTATTTCAACCTGTGGTGTCTCTCCGATCAGGTCGTCTGGGCGGTTGGTGATAAGTACGTGGGCGGTACCCCCCCCATCATGTACTACAGCACCGACAGGGCGTTAACGTGGACACGAATTTATCCGCAGCACAACAACAGCATCAATGGCATCTTCTTCTGGGATCAGAAGCTTGGCTGGCTGTTTGGCGATCATGGCATGATTTTGCACACTACTACCTGCGGCATTGAGTAG
- a CDS encoding IS5 family transposase: MAGLSGHVGRTRPTGLVRSVCGWQFCSRQKGGEKVGKTKRGKGTKWMVVVDGQGLPLGNYLDSASPAEVTLLEKTIATIAVPRPGRGRPRQTPRRIIADKGYDSDPLRKRLKDRGIELICPYRRNNHKRKYHDGRKLRRYKRRWTVERTFAWLGNNRRLVVRWDRDIMVYEAFFHVACLLITLKRL; this comes from the coding sequence ATGGCGGGCCTTTCTGGCCATGTTGGACGAACGAGGCCAACTGGACTGGTCAGAAGCGTTTGTGGATGGCAGTTTTGCTCCCGCCAAAAAGGGGGCGAGAAGGTCGGCAAGACCAAAAGGGGCAAGGGGACGAAGTGGATGGTGGTGGTTGACGGCCAAGGTCTTCCTTTGGGAAACTACCTGGACTCGGCGTCCCCGGCGGAAGTCACGCTGCTCGAAAAGACCATAGCGACCATTGCCGTCCCGCGCCCAGGCCGGGGTCGTCCGCGACAGACCCCCCGACGGATTATCGCCGACAAAGGTTATGACAGCGATCCGTTGCGGAAGCGTTTGAAAGATCGGGGCATCGAGTTGATTTGCCCCTACCGGAGGAACAACCACAAGCGGAAGTATCATGATGGCCGCAAGCTGCGACGCTACAAGCGTCGATGGACCGTGGAGCGAACTTTTGCCTGGCTGGGAAATAATCGTCGCTTGGTGGTCCGCTGGGACCGCGATATTATGGTTTATGAGGCGTTTTTTCATGTCGCTTGCCTGCTCATCACGCTGAAGAGGTTATGA
- the kbl gene encoding glycine C-acetyltransferase has product MAFSNAVRVIYQGQLKSIQEAGLFKQERFIHSVQAPDIEVEFPTGSSPKKVINMCANNYLGLSSHPEVIKAAHEGLESRGYGMSSVRFICGTQDIHKQLEAKITEFLGTEDTILFPSCMDANAGVFEAVLTKEDVMISDRLVHASLIDGIRLCSAMQDTYKHVNMEHLEEKLQLHADKRLKMVITDGVFSMDGDTAPLDTMVELCEKYDAMLLIDDSHASGFIGKTGRGTHEKYGVLGKIDIITTTFGKALGGASGGCVSGRRELVEMCRQRARPYLFSNTIAPVVVSGVLRVLDILSASTERRDKLEASTAYWRKGLTEAGFVLKEGDTPIVPVMLFNAKLSQDVSRDLFAEGIYAIGFFFPVVPQGAARIRTQISAGHEKHHLDKALEAFVKVGKKYNMLGKSKAEITEMYGA; this is encoded by the coding sequence ATGGCTTTTTCCAACGCGGTCCGGGTAATTTATCAGGGCCAGCTTAAATCGATTCAGGAAGCCGGCCTGTTCAAGCAGGAGCGGTTCATTCATTCGGTGCAGGCGCCGGATATCGAGGTGGAATTTCCGACCGGTTCTTCTCCCAAGAAGGTCATCAACATGTGCGCCAACAATTATCTGGGGCTTTCGAGTCACCCGGAAGTGATCAAGGCGGCGCACGAAGGGCTGGAGAGTCGTGGCTACGGCATGTCGTCAGTGCGATTTATCTGCGGCACGCAAGATATCCACAAGCAGCTCGAGGCGAAGATCACGGAGTTCCTTGGCACCGAGGACACCATTTTGTTCCCTTCGTGCATGGATGCCAATGCCGGCGTGTTCGAGGCGGTGCTGACCAAAGAGGACGTGATGATCTCGGATCGGCTGGTGCATGCCTCGCTTATCGACGGTATCCGTCTTTGCAGCGCCATGCAGGATACCTACAAGCATGTCAACATGGAGCATCTGGAAGAAAAGCTGCAACTTCATGCCGACAAGCGGCTGAAGATGGTGATTACTGACGGCGTTTTCTCGATGGACGGTGACACCGCGCCGCTCGACACGATGGTCGAACTGTGTGAGAAATACGACGCCATGCTTTTGATCGATGACTCGCACGCCAGCGGGTTCATCGGCAAAACCGGACGTGGCACGCACGAGAAATACGGCGTGCTGGGCAAGATCGACATCATCACCACCACGTTCGGCAAGGCGCTCGGCGGAGCATCGGGCGGATGCGTGAGCGGGAGACGCGAGCTTGTCGAAATGTGCCGTCAGCGGGCGAGACCATATCTGTTCTCGAATACCATCGCTCCTGTTGTTGTGTCCGGCGTGTTGCGCGTGCTCGATATTCTATCGGCCAGCACCGAGCGGCGCGACAAGCTCGAAGCCAGCACCGCCTACTGGCGCAAAGGACTGACCGAGGCCGGGTTTGTCCTCAAGGAAGGGGACACGCCGATTGTGCCGGTGATGCTGTTCAACGCCAAGCTGTCGCAGGATGTCTCGCGCGATCTGTTCGCCGAGGGAATCTACGCGATCGGGTTCTTCTTCCCGGTGGTGCCGCAGGGGGCGGCGCGGATACGAACGCAGATATCGGCCGGCCACGAAAAGCACCATCTGGACAAGGCGCTGGAAGCGTTTGTCAAGGTGGGGAAGAAGTACAACATGCTGGGCAAGTCCAAGGCTGAGATTACGGAGATGTACGGGGCGTAA